The following are encoded together in the Zingiber officinale cultivar Zhangliang chromosome 8A, Zo_v1.1, whole genome shotgun sequence genome:
- the LOC122012898 gene encoding uncharacterized protein LOC122012898, which yields MEPAAAVASGYPASIDSSPLSLGCDSLDETIPPSSAASSVGCKLRLMCSYGGRIVFRPTDKALCYLGGETRMVAVDRRSPLAEVSARLSRVLLDGRSFSLKYKLPDEDLDSLISVSTEEDLEIMIEEIDRISTAGGDGIRLPRLRLFLFLSEHSSRVRSILEESKSETWFVDALNNAINGMGMGTGTDELPRGSSSDTASINCLLGLEDDLSIHSHGGGTQPEPEQLVLTRPDSMAKLGSDSSSASTSSALSLSNLPPIPVPSEERCSDQCIALLIPLSSSNSATQIEDEDFDEKSEHGGILQPPELADVVAAIFSSSESSPTNVIQNSDAKVSSDPIIPFSVAESPLVHQHPSQFIEANAHYIHHPTASTVFPVHPYHPIAMQQPPQASQIPVYYLPVPQHMAYPLFSYQPNLIDPGLMTSSGKPSLPISCAPENPESVALPPIPSACPPQLIQLLPNQTHPYAGPKYHWMQHPHHASMANYVYEISADSGRRPQMYYSQAFSQPPLASQFQTVNLAVTAPETADAAAEDLKISMAL from the exons ATGGAACCCGCCGCCGCCGTTGCCTCTGGTTACCCGGCCTCAATCGATTCCTCCCCTCTGTCGCTTGGCTGCGATTCCTTAGACGAAACGATCCCTCCTTCCTCCGCGGCATCGTCCGTCGGTTGCAAGCTCCGCCTGATGTGCAGCTATGGCGGCCGCATCGTTTTCCGACCGACCGACAAGGCCCTCTGTTACCTTGGAGGCGAGACCCGCATGGTCGCCGTCGATCGGCGTTCACCGCTGGCTGAAGTATCCGCCAGGCTCTCCCGCGTTCTTCTCGACGGGCGATCTTTCTCCCTCAAGTACAAACTGCCAGACGAGGATCTCGATTCTCTCATCTCCGTCTCCACCGAGGAGGACCTGGAGATCATGATCGAAGAGATCGATCGCATCTCGACCGCCGGAGGAGACGGGATTCGCTTACCGCGCCTCCGCCTGTTCTTGTTCCTGTCGGAACATTCTTCCCGCGTTCGGTCGATATTGGAGGAGTCAAAATCGGAAACTTGGTTCGTCGACGCCCTCAATAATGCAATCAATGGCATGGGCATGGGCACGGGGACCGACGAACTCCCGCGCGGATCCTCCTCCGACACCGCCTCAATCAACTGCCTCCTCGGCCTCGAAGACGACTTGTCTATCCACTCCCATGGCGGCGGCACCCAGCCTGAGCCTGAACAGCTCGTCCTCACTCGGCCCGACTCCATGGCGAAGCTTGGTAGCGATTCCTCCTCCGCATCTACATCATCTGCTCTGTCTCTCTCCAATCTCCCACCTATTCCTGTTCCTTCCGAGGAACGCTGTTCCGATCAGTGCATCGCCCTTCTGATCCCCCTCTCATCCAGCAATTCCGCGACGCAGATTGAAGACGAAGATTTCGATGAAAAATCTGAACACGGTGGCATTCTACAACCTCCAGAGCTCGCCGACGTTGTGGCAGCCATCTTCTCCAGTTCAGAATCAAG TCCTACGAATGTTATTCAGAACTCCGATGCAAAGGTCTCTTCTGATCCCATTATCCCATTTTCAGTAGCAGAATCTCCCCTTGTTCATCAACATCCGTCCCAGTTTATTGAGGCAAATGCACATTACATCCACCACCCAACAGCCAGTACAGTCTTCCCTGTGCATCCCTACCACCCTATTGCAATGCAGCAACCACCACAAGCCTCCCAGATTCCAGTATACTACTTGCCCGTTCCCCAACATATGGCATACCCTTTATTCTCATATCAGCCCAATTTGATTGATCCTGGCTTAATGACATCATCTGGAAAGCCATCTCTTCCTATTTCATGTGCCCCAGAGAACCCTGAATCGGTTGCCCTTCCTCCCATTCCTTCTGCATGCCCTCCTCAGCTGATCCAGTTACTCCCCAATCAAACTCATCCTTATGCTGGACCGAAGTATCATTGGATGCAGCATCCCCACCATGCAAGCATGGCTAATTATGTTTATGAAATTTCCGCTGATTCTGGACGTCGACCTCAGATGTACTATTCTCAGGCATTTTCACAACCACCTTTAGCCTCTCAGTTTCAGACAGTGAACTTGGCAGTCACAGCACCTGAAACTGCTGATGCTGCTGCTGAAGATTTGAAGATATCAATGGCATTGTGA